In Fervidobacterium nodosum Rt17-B1, one genomic interval encodes:
- a CDS encoding BMP family lipoprotein — protein sequence MKRFLAVALLALLLTFGFSFKAIMVTDTGGLGDKSFNDGTWAGVQRAAKELGVEAKVIMSQEQSDYIPNLTKAAEEVSKEKDGGIVFAVGFMMQDALEKVAKQYPSVYFAGIDIEFGKELPNVINFLFKEQESAFLVGYVAAAMTRTGKVGFIGGIPIPPVERFRYGYEAGIKAYQDLHGKKITVIKGYTNEFSDPKKGKDLANSQFSQGADIIFAAAGACGNGVIEAAKERSEKLAGKGLDNIKKYALSGKALYYAIGVDVDQDYMAPGVVLTSAMKGVDTAGYYGVTWAFKGQFKGGLKTLGLKENGVRMSEMKYTKDIIDKLAPNVLKELEYLKGLIIEGKITVPDSEDALKAFTVKGVKLPK from the coding sequence ATGAAAAGGTTTTTAGCAGTTGCGTTGTTAGCACTCTTGTTAACATTCGGTTTTTCGTTCAAGGCTATTATGGTTACCGACACAGGTGGTCTTGGCGATAAGTCATTTAACGATGGTACATGGGCTGGCGTTCAAAGAGCGGCAAAAGAACTTGGTGTTGAAGCAAAAGTTATCATGTCGCAAGAACAGTCAGACTACATACCAAACCTTACTAAAGCAGCAGAAGAAGTTTCAAAGGAAAAAGACGGCGGTATCGTTTTTGCAGTCGGCTTCATGATGCAAGATGCTCTTGAAAAAGTAGCGAAGCAATATCCTTCTGTCTATTTCGCAGGTATTGATATTGAATTTGGTAAGGAACTTCCAAACGTTATTAATTTCCTCTTTAAAGAACAAGAATCAGCATTCCTTGTTGGTTACGTTGCTGCAGCAATGACAAGGACAGGAAAAGTTGGATTTATAGGCGGTATTCCAATTCCACCAGTTGAAAGATTCAGATACGGTTATGAAGCAGGTATAAAGGCATATCAAGACCTCCATGGTAAAAAAATTACGGTTATTAAAGGCTACACAAACGAGTTTAGTGATCCAAAGAAAGGTAAAGACCTTGCTAATTCTCAATTTTCACAAGGTGCAGATATTATATTTGCTGCAGCTGGTGCTTGTGGTAACGGCGTTATAGAAGCAGCAAAGGAAAGAAGCGAAAAACTTGCCGGTAAAGGTTTAGATAATATTAAGAAATATGCCCTTTCTGGTAAGGCACTTTACTATGCGATAGGTGTCGATGTTGATCAAGATTACATGGCCCCCGGTGTAGTTCTCACAAGCGCTATGAAAGGTGTTGATACAGCGGGTTATTATGGAGTAACTTGGGCATTCAAAGGACAATTCAAAGGTGGATTGAAGACTCTTGGACTCAAAGAAAATGGTGTTAGAATGTCTGAAATGAAATACACAAAAGACATTATAGATAAACTTGCTCCAAATGTACTTAAAGAGCTTGAGTACCTTAAAGGTCTTATAATCGAAGGTAAGATTACAGTTCCAGACTCAGAAGACGCACTTAAGGCGTTTACAGTAAAAGGAGTAAAACTTCCAAAATAA
- a CDS encoding HU family DNA-binding protein, whose amino-acid sequence MNKKLLVNAVAEKTQLKKKDVKAVVDAVFETIAEALEKGEKVQLVDFGTFEVKKMAGRTGVNPRTKSKIKIPSRKVPKFRPGKVLKSKVNK is encoded by the coding sequence ATGAACAAAAAACTACTTGTTAACGCGGTAGCAGAAAAGACACAACTTAAGAAAAAAGATGTAAAAGCCGTTGTTGATGCAGTTTTTGAAACTATTGCTGAAGCCCTTGAAAAAGGCGAAAAGGTTCAACTTGTTGATTTTGGTACGTTTGAAGTTAAGAAGATGGCAGGCAGAACAGGTGTCAATCCAAGAACGAAATCAAAGATTAAGATTCCTTCAAGAAAGGTTCCAAAATTCAGACCAGGGAAAGTTCTTAAGTCAAAAGTTAACAAGTAA
- a CDS encoding secondary thiamine-phosphate synthase enzyme YjbQ — MLKKIDVSTSKRVEFLDITPIVSNIVSESNVKEGICLVYVPHTTCGLTINEHADPSVVSDIINHVNKLVPYNSDYKHLEGNSDAHIKASIFGSSLSIIISNGKLLLGTWQGIFLCEFDGPRKRSVYIKILEG, encoded by the coding sequence ATGTTAAAGAAAATAGATGTTTCTACTTCAAAACGTGTAGAATTTCTAGACATTACTCCGATAGTTTCTAACATAGTTTCTGAATCTAATGTAAAGGAAGGCATATGTTTAGTCTATGTTCCACATACAACTTGTGGGTTGACTATAAATGAACATGCTGATCCTTCAGTCGTCAGTGATATAATTAACCATGTAAATAAACTTGTTCCATACAACTCAGATTACAAACACTTAGAAGGTAACTCCGATGCGCATATAAAAGCTTCGATTTTTGGAAGCAGTCTATCTATTATAATTTCAAATGGTAAATTGTTGCTTGGTACGTGGCAAGGGATATTTTTGTGTGAGTTTGATGGTCCAAGAAAGCGCAGTGTTTACATTAAAATCTTGGAGGGGTAA
- a CDS encoding ABC transporter permease: protein MKKFIENIAVPLISVLIALIISAFIILAIGKNPILAYGKLLNGAFGSKQAIIDTLIKTTPLILTGLAVGFGFRAGVFNIGAEGQMAMGALVAASVASNFGGLPPAVAIPLTMLIGMAAGAGWAAIAGFLKAKTGAHEVVTTIMLNWTTTYIASFMVTGPLATGSGTPKSPEISTSAQLPILMKVGAMELSSGIIISILAAIFMYVFLNKTTVGYEIKAVGFNPYAAEYGGISVAKNVVLAMAISGALAGLAGVTELMGVHHRFLGELSGGKGFDGISIALIGQNNPIGIIFAALLIGALRTGSNEMQFMGVSKYIVIIVQAIVIFLVAADRIVRTIYLRKKVKA from the coding sequence ATGAAGAAATTTATCGAAAATATTGCTGTACCTTTGATTTCTGTTTTGATTGCTTTAATTATCTCTGCTTTTATTATCCTTGCGATAGGTAAGAATCCTATACTTGCTTACGGTAAATTGCTTAACGGTGCTTTTGGAAGTAAGCAAGCGATAATTGATACACTTATAAAAACGACTCCTTTGATACTCACAGGTTTGGCGGTCGGGTTTGGATTTAGAGCAGGTGTTTTTAACATCGGTGCTGAAGGTCAAATGGCTATGGGTGCTCTTGTTGCTGCAAGTGTCGCAAGTAATTTTGGAGGTCTTCCACCAGCTGTTGCAATTCCACTTACTATGCTTATAGGTATGGCCGCTGGTGCCGGTTGGGCTGCGATAGCTGGTTTTCTTAAAGCCAAAACAGGAGCTCATGAGGTTGTTACAACTATTATGTTGAACTGGACAACCACTTATATTGCTTCATTTATGGTTACAGGTCCGCTTGCAACGGGTTCTGGAACGCCTAAGAGCCCTGAAATATCTACTTCAGCTCAATTGCCAATTTTGATGAAGGTTGGAGCTATGGAACTTAGTTCTGGAATAATAATATCAATTCTTGCAGCTATATTTATGTACGTTTTCCTTAATAAAACGACAGTTGGTTACGAAATAAAAGCTGTGGGATTCAATCCTTACGCTGCAGAATATGGTGGTATTAGTGTTGCAAAAAATGTTGTATTAGCGATGGCCATAAGTGGTGCGCTTGCTGGATTAGCAGGTGTTACTGAATTAATGGGAGTGCATCACAGGTTTTTAGGTGAGCTTTCTGGTGGTAAAGGTTTTGATGGTATCAGTATAGCGTTGATAGGTCAGAATAATCCAATTGGAATAATCTTTGCTGCGTTATTAATTGGTGCTCTTAGAACAGGTAGTAACGAGATGCAATTCATGGGAGTTTCAAAGTATATAGTTATAATTGTTCAAGCTATTGTTATTTTCCTTGTAGCAGCTGATAGAATTGTACGCACTATTTATCTTAGAAAGAAGGTGAAAGCATGA
- a CDS encoding FecR family protein, with protein sequence MRRLLIFLLLIISILAIAAFEVVPSSYSVVKGEKILFKISLTDESEKPQQFTLKAKITLGGFDKPDILTKGLKVDGKTELNFLAPKKAGEVKITFSAETADKKIYTQEISINVTEKDESEFSDKLKATIDSFKGSVAYKKEGKQVWESIKSDTILQEGDEILTLDKAYVIVKFPDGSMTKITENTQVLFEKMRKAKDGRILVSIIIKKGGTYNVVQKMVAGSSFEVRAGSVTAGVRGTKFGVDYYEDKAQLKVWEGEVLAFYDDSFVIPVFEGGQLAFELFGQVIEDINQLFENTEFQELLETLPELEEISIPELPKEIPEQKLPEPTIEKPSQPTQPMQAYIPQLGVETASKDGQKYIVYTISPEFTIGPVTLGIGLTAYATEVGGTLYYGIPSTEPSTNIINMITINSVALNLGNFYLRYGNMPQISIGMGFSVRDYYKPYSKSFDTKAFLGTFGLMAHLPFELTKLWPFEFVQSDSVFAGELEMKSILGGMDLGVGVLYDTSVATNNVLNEATPINLSASVYLRYPLSGGLYLGVETASQFLSDYSKFGLGLFGGLSGRLSIFDVIAGVYGTWNGFRPSHFGRIYTFQKLKNQLNTLSNEEILFGYLAGFNFDTQYAMGRFYLLGDFLGDMDLLGELRISIPQVGAMAGLFIYGYYYDSTPFAEGQFADSDTIAFLRITYPIMEKNLVAGIVYNWDAIAKQWIQSVYIGSETSW encoded by the coding sequence ATGAGGCGCTTATTAATTTTTTTGTTGTTGATAATTTCCATCCTTGCGATTGCAGCATTTGAAGTTGTGCCGAGTTCTTATAGTGTTGTCAAAGGTGAAAAGATACTTTTTAAAATTTCATTAACCGATGAATCAGAAAAACCGCAACAATTCACGTTAAAAGCTAAGATAACTTTAGGAGGTTTCGACAAGCCAGATATACTTACCAAAGGTTTGAAAGTCGATGGAAAAACCGAGCTCAACTTTTTAGCACCAAAGAAAGCTGGAGAAGTAAAAATAACATTTTCAGCGGAAACCGCAGATAAAAAAATATACACACAAGAAATATCAATTAATGTAACTGAAAAAGACGAAAGCGAATTTTCTGATAAATTGAAAGCAACAATTGACTCATTCAAGGGTAGCGTTGCGTATAAAAAAGAGGGAAAACAAGTTTGGGAATCTATAAAGTCAGACACCATCTTACAAGAGGGAGATGAAATATTAACCCTTGACAAAGCATATGTAATCGTAAAATTCCCGGATGGTTCTATGACAAAGATAACAGAAAATACTCAAGTTCTTTTCGAAAAGATGAGAAAAGCTAAAGATGGGAGAATTCTCGTTTCAATAATTATTAAGAAAGGTGGAACATATAACGTAGTTCAAAAGATGGTTGCTGGATCTTCGTTTGAAGTTAGAGCTGGAAGTGTTACAGCAGGTGTTAGGGGAACAAAATTTGGAGTTGATTACTATGAAGATAAAGCACAATTAAAAGTGTGGGAAGGCGAAGTACTTGCATTTTATGATGATAGCTTCGTAATCCCAGTATTCGAGGGAGGCCAATTAGCATTTGAATTATTTGGACAGGTTATTGAAGACATAAATCAATTATTCGAAAATACAGAATTTCAAGAATTGCTTGAAACTCTACCTGAATTAGAAGAAATAAGTATTCCAGAATTACCAAAAGAAATTCCTGAGCAAAAATTACCAGAACCAACTATAGAAAAACCTTCCCAACCAACACAACCTATGCAAGCGTATATTCCACAATTAGGTGTTGAAACAGCTTCTAAAGACGGACAAAAATACATCGTTTATACAATTTCACCAGAATTTACAATAGGGCCTGTTACATTAGGTATAGGATTAACAGCATATGCCACAGAAGTTGGTGGCACGTTGTATTACGGTATTCCATCAACTGAGCCAAGTACGAACATAATCAATATGATAACTATCAACTCAGTAGCTCTTAATCTAGGTAATTTTTACTTGAGATATGGCAACATGCCACAAATATCGATTGGAATGGGATTTTCTGTTAGAGACTATTATAAACCATATTCAAAATCATTTGATACAAAAGCTTTTTTAGGAACATTCGGTTTAATGGCTCATCTTCCATTCGAACTAACCAAACTCTGGCCATTTGAATTTGTACAATCAGATAGTGTTTTTGCTGGTGAGTTAGAAATGAAATCCATCTTAGGTGGTATGGATTTAGGTGTCGGTGTACTTTACGATACTTCCGTTGCAACAAATAATGTTTTAAACGAAGCAACGCCAATAAATCTTTCCGCGTCTGTTTACTTGAGATACCCACTTTCAGGTGGATTGTATTTAGGTGTTGAAACCGCATCACAGTTTTTAAGCGATTACTCAAAATTTGGACTCGGTTTATTTGGAGGACTTTCCGGAAGATTATCAATATTTGACGTTATCGCCGGAGTATACGGCACATGGAATGGATTTAGACCTTCCCATTTTGGTAGAATATACACATTCCAAAAATTGAAGAACCAACTTAATACACTTTCAAATGAAGAAATATTATTTGGATATCTTGCTGGATTTAATTTTGATACACAATACGCAATGGGAAGATTCTATTTACTAGGTGATTTCTTAGGTGATATGGATTTGCTTGGAGAGCTGAGAATAAGTATTCCACAAGTTGGAGCTATGGCTGGATTGTTTATATATGGTTATTACTATGATTCGACTCCGTTTGCTGAAGGTCAGTTCGCCGATTCAGATACAATAGCATTTCTTAGAATAACTTATCCAATTATGGAAAAAAATCTTGTAGCTGGAATTGTATACAACTGGGATGCTATAGCTAAACAATGGATCCAAAGTGTGTACATAGGGAGTGAAACAAGCTGGTAA
- a CDS encoding ABC transporter permease, protein MRVLEAILSIFINPQFYKIALTTATPLMFASLGGVFSEITGVVNIALEGIILMGAFTSVVFTYLTGNVWFGVLMAIVSGILLALLHAWGSIKWAGNQVVLGTAIILLSQGLTGFLMEPIFGQPGQTDFVGKIDEITIPGLVNVPFIGQIIGEISPFVYIAFGCVIFGWWLIFKTKLGLRMRAVGENPEAADTLGVNVFAIRYFGVIMSGVFASLAGVYLSVGEIGQFKELMSGGRGFIGLAAMIIGKWNPIGAMFASLFFGFFGAFSNQLQSLQQITVASNVKSLFDTIPFILTIVVVAGFVGKSRAPAADGVPYEKHD, encoded by the coding sequence ATGAGAGTCTTAGAAGCTATTTTATCGATATTTATAAATCCACAATTTTATAAAATAGCACTAACAACTGCTACTCCTCTCATGTTTGCTTCTTTAGGTGGAGTATTTAGTGAAATTACCGGCGTTGTTAATATAGCACTTGAAGGAATAATTTTGATGGGAGCATTTACTTCTGTTGTCTTTACGTATTTAACTGGTAATGTTTGGTTTGGAGTTTTAATGGCGATTGTAAGCGGTATTTTGCTTGCTCTTCTCCATGCTTGGGGAAGTATAAAGTGGGCTGGTAACCAGGTTGTTTTAGGTACGGCTATTATACTTCTTTCACAAGGTTTAACAGGTTTTTTGATGGAACCCATTTTTGGTCAACCTGGTCAAACCGACTTTGTTGGAAAAATTGATGAGATAACGATTCCTGGTCTTGTAAATGTCCCATTTATTGGACAGATAATAGGTGAAATTAGTCCATTTGTTTACATCGCGTTTGGATGTGTTATTTTCGGTTGGTGGCTCATTTTTAAGACAAAACTTGGTCTGAGAATGAGGGCAGTTGGTGAAAATCCGGAAGCAGCTGATACTCTTGGTGTTAATGTTTTTGCAATCAGATATTTTGGTGTTATTATGAGTGGTGTCTTTGCTTCGCTTGCAGGTGTGTATCTAAGCGTTGGAGAAATTGGTCAATTTAAAGAATTGATGTCTGGTGGAAGAGGTTTTATAGGACTTGCTGCTATGATTATCGGTAAATGGAATCCAATAGGCGCGATGTTCGCCAGCTTATTCTTTGGATTTTTTGGAGCGTTTTCAAATCAACTCCAGAGTTTACAGCAGATAACAGTAGCCTCAAACGTCAAATCATTGTTTGATACTATACCATTCATACTTACAATTGTGGTTGTCGCTGGTTTTGTTGGAAAATCAAGAGCTCCAGCAGCAGATGGTGTACCTTACGAAAAGCACGATTAA
- a CDS encoding HD domain-containing phosphohydrolase, with protein sequence MHKKIEGPTWLSGYVINNRLFGRKTKLLVKIGDIDFYVLGGYSNELLSKIHKLLKQGIVVNPSNVRDQVVYIAAKLNSNLRLNELLKDIQNEICTIVDADAASILIYEEDHLKFLVTVGKASGKIESIPVPMESIAGTIFKESKALIFNDLEKNPVHFKGVDKAAKFKTENIVGAPIWVENQKIGVIEVLNKKGGFMEEDAKIVDLFAKIIGRKLLSTWNYERFSSNFKKLLLAIATAIDKRDNYTHTHSQNVSMYSVEIGRKLGISQELLEKLEFSAILHDVGKIGIPDSILLKPGKLTDEEYQIIKNHTIYGAEILSQIKYVDKEILSGALEHHERLDGSGYPYGKKNGEISLFGRIIGIVDVYDALSTKRSYKEAWTKEKVFEIIKQDVEKGKFDLELYNYLVEIVNDMEG encoded by the coding sequence ATGCACAAAAAAATTGAAGGACCGACTTGGCTAAGTGGGTATGTTATTAATAATAGGTTATTTGGAAGAAAAACGAAATTACTTGTAAAAATAGGCGATATAGATTTTTATGTACTCGGTGGATATTCTAATGAATTACTTTCGAAAATACATAAACTTTTAAAACAAGGAATTGTTGTAAATCCGTCGAATGTACGAGACCAAGTTGTTTATATTGCAGCAAAGCTGAATAGCAATTTAAGGCTAAATGAATTATTAAAAGATATTCAAAATGAAATTTGCACTATTGTTGACGCCGACGCAGCTTCGATATTGATTTATGAAGAAGATCACTTGAAATTCCTTGTGACAGTAGGCAAGGCTAGCGGAAAAATAGAAAGCATTCCAGTTCCTATGGAATCAATAGCTGGAACTATTTTTAAAGAAAGTAAAGCATTGATATTTAACGATCTTGAAAAAAATCCCGTTCATTTTAAAGGAGTAGATAAAGCTGCAAAATTTAAAACAGAGAACATCGTTGGTGCACCAATATGGGTAGAAAATCAAAAGATAGGTGTTATTGAAGTTCTTAATAAGAAAGGTGGCTTCATGGAAGAAGACGCAAAAATTGTCGATTTGTTCGCAAAAATAATCGGTAGAAAACTCTTGAGTACATGGAATTATGAAAGATTCTCAAGTAATTTCAAAAAATTATTGCTTGCAATAGCTACCGCTATTGATAAAAGAGATAATTATACACACACACATTCTCAAAATGTGTCAATGTATTCGGTTGAAATAGGCAGAAAATTAGGCATTAGCCAAGAACTTCTTGAAAAACTTGAATTTTCCGCTATATTACACGATGTTGGAAAAATAGGAATACCAGATAGTATACTATTAAAACCAGGAAAACTGACGGACGAAGAATACCAAATAATCAAGAATCACACAATTTACGGTGCTGAAATCTTGTCTCAAATTAAATATGTTGATAAAGAAATACTTAGTGGTGCTTTAGAACATCACGAAAGATTAGATGGCAGTGGATATCCTTATGGAAAAAAGAATGGAGAGATATCTCTCTTTGGAAGAATCATAGGAATTGTAGATGTTTACGATGCGCTTTCCACAAAAAGATCTTACAAAGAAGCTTGGACAAAAGAAAAAGTTTTTGAAATAATAAAACAAGATGTAGAAAAAGGAAAATTTGATTTAGAATTGTATAATTATTTAGTTGAAATTGTCAATGATATGGAAGGTTGA
- the dnaA gene encoding chromosomal replication initiator protein DnaA, with protein sequence MSSRGEKILSLLKERISRQQWESWFIDFTVKSVIENHVIFEVGNMFIKGYIEKKFDKIIRKVLYEVLGPNSTYEIVYAQVQKDEVANNDNGALVRKRPVLITPVSSRYTFSNFVVEEFNQLAYTILLESAKKLGTFNPIFIYSKAGMGKTHLVQAFGNYLLENDPDIRFAYLTSEAFMNELIAKLKAGTVEEFREKYRKKVDVLVIDDIQFLAGKKGVQIELFHTFNTLYEAGKQIIVCSDRSPKELKDFQDRVISRFQMGVVVEIKNPSVEAMYRIAKKIVEDEKADISDDILNYVAKHFKGSIRILKGAIIKLIAYKSMYKDLDVATARLILKDFLTEEEENHEQNDIISIVARYFKLSKEDLLSNKKSKNIVVARHLAMYILSTKFQMSSRKIATLLKKSHPTVLNGIKATENRLENDPEIRQILKLIEDNLAQMVGKALS encoded by the coding sequence ATGTCTTCAAGAGGTGAAAAAATTCTCTCATTACTAAAAGAAAGGATAAGTAGACAACAATGGGAAAGCTGGTTCATTGATTTCACAGTTAAATCGGTTATAGAAAACCATGTGATATTTGAAGTGGGAAATATGTTTATTAAAGGTTATATCGAGAAGAAGTTCGACAAGATAATAAGAAAGGTTCTATATGAAGTTTTGGGTCCGAATTCTACCTATGAAATAGTATACGCTCAGGTACAGAAAGATGAGGTCGCAAATAACGATAATGGTGCGCTTGTAAGAAAAAGGCCCGTTCTTATTACACCTGTGAGTTCCAGATATACTTTTAGCAATTTTGTTGTTGAAGAATTCAACCAGCTTGCTTACACTATCCTTCTTGAGTCAGCTAAGAAACTTGGAACCTTCAACCCTATATTTATTTACAGTAAAGCTGGTATGGGAAAAACACACTTGGTACAAGCTTTCGGAAATTATTTGCTTGAAAACGATCCAGATATTAGATTTGCTTATTTGACAAGTGAAGCCTTTATGAACGAATTAATCGCAAAGCTTAAAGCAGGTACAGTGGAAGAGTTTAGAGAGAAGTACAGAAAGAAAGTAGATGTATTGGTAATAGATGATATCCAATTTCTTGCTGGAAAGAAAGGTGTACAGATAGAACTTTTCCACACTTTCAATACTTTGTATGAAGCAGGAAAACAGATAATAGTTTGTTCTGACAGATCACCAAAAGAACTTAAAGATTTTCAAGATAGGGTAATTTCAAGGTTCCAGATGGGCGTCGTTGTTGAGATAAAAAACCCGTCGGTTGAAGCAATGTACCGTATAGCAAAGAAAATCGTCGAAGATGAAAAAGCCGATATTTCTGATGATATATTAAATTACGTAGCGAAACATTTTAAAGGAAGTATAAGAATTCTCAAAGGGGCTATAATTAAACTAATTGCATATAAGAGCATGTACAAGGATTTAGATGTTGCAACAGCAAGATTAATACTAAAAGATTTTTTAACTGAAGAGGAAGAAAATCATGAACAGAATGATATAATAAGTATCGTGGCTAGGTATTTTAAACTTTCTAAAGAAGATTTGCTGTCGAATAAGAAGAGTAAAAATATTGTAGTCGCAAGGCATCTAGCGATGTACATTTTAAGTACAAAATTTCAAATGTCATCAAGAAAAATCGCTACTTTACTTAAAAAAAGTCACCCTACAGTATTAAATGGTATAAAGGCTACAGAGAACAGGCTAGAAAACGATCCAGAAATTCGACAAATTTTAAAACTAATAGAAGATAATTTAGCACAAATGGTAGGTAAAGCATTATCTTAA
- a CDS encoding ABC transporter ATP-binding protein gives MVKSEEYAVEMIDITKRFPGVLANDKVTIRIKKGEVHAIVGENGAGKSTLMNQLYGLYHPDSGEIRIFGEKKVFAGPRDAIKAGIGMVHQHFMLVDTLTVAENVVLGSEPNKGLNFDLQKARKEVRELSEKYGLYVDVDAKIEDIPVGMQQRVEIIKTLYRGANIIILDEPTAVLTPQEVEELFVIMRNLQNAGKTILFISHKLNEVMEISDRITVMRGGKVTAELITKETNEREIARAMVGRDVVLKLDKSPHSPKEVIFEVKDLWVKDNRHLDAVKGVTFNVRRGEIVGIAGVAGNGQTELVEAITGLRRVEKGQLIFEGKDVTNAHPRQLRDMGMTHIAEDRLKHALIKPFPAYYNAILGRHIKKPFARGVFLNHKEIKRYTMELMEEFDVRPRIIEHLGGNFSGGNQQKLVVGREIKAGPKFMVVAQPTRGLDVGAIEFIHRQILKMREHDVGILLISMELEEIFSLSDRILVMYEGQIMGEVKPQETTIEEVGLMMAGKRLEEIRGGKK, from the coding sequence ATGGTGAAAAGCGAAGAGTACGCTGTAGAGATGATCGATATTACAAAGAGGTTTCCGGGAGTTTTGGCAAACGATAAGGTTACCATACGTATAAAAAAAGGTGAGGTTCATGCTATTGTCGGTGAGAACGGTGCTGGAAAGAGTACATTGATGAATCAACTCTACGGTCTATACCATCCAGATAGTGGAGAAATAAGAATTTTTGGCGAAAAAAAGGTATTTGCTGGACCAAGAGATGCGATAAAAGCAGGTATAGGTATGGTCCACCAACACTTTATGCTTGTTGATACATTAACTGTTGCAGAGAACGTTGTTCTTGGAAGTGAGCCAAATAAAGGGCTGAATTTTGACCTTCAAAAGGCAAGGAAAGAAGTTAGAGAGTTATCGGAAAAATATGGGCTTTATGTTGATGTTGACGCAAAAATAGAGGATATACCAGTTGGTATGCAGCAGAGGGTTGAGATTATAAAAACATTGTACCGTGGTGCGAATATAATTATTTTGGACGAACCTACCGCTGTTTTGACACCGCAAGAAGTTGAGGAACTATTTGTTATTATGAGAAATCTTCAAAATGCTGGAAAGACTATTTTATTTATTTCACATAAATTAAATGAAGTTATGGAAATAAGCGATAGGATAACAGTCATGCGTGGTGGTAAGGTAACGGCTGAGTTAATTACTAAAGAAACAAACGAAAGGGAAATTGCAAGAGCGATGGTCGGAAGAGACGTTGTACTCAAACTTGATAAATCTCCTCACAGTCCAAAAGAAGTGATTTTTGAGGTTAAAGACCTTTGGGTTAAAGACAACAGACACTTAGATGCTGTTAAAGGTGTTACATTTAACGTAAGGCGTGGTGAGATTGTTGGAATTGCTGGTGTTGCTGGTAACGGTCAAACAGAACTTGTGGAAGCAATTACAGGTTTAAGGAGAGTAGAAAAGGGGCAATTAATCTTTGAAGGTAAAGATGTTACCAACGCTCATCCAAGGCAGTTAAGAGATATGGGCATGACACATATAGCCGAAGATAGGTTAAAACACGCTCTTATAAAACCTTTCCCTGCTTATTATAATGCAATATTAGGAAGACATATAAAGAAACCATTTGCTAGAGGTGTGTTTTTAAATCACAAAGAGATAAAAAGGTATACAATGGAACTTATGGAAGAATTTGATGTAAGGCCTAGAATAATAGAACATCTTGGAGGTAATTTTTCAGGAGGTAACCAACAGAAACTTGTTGTTGGCAGAGAGATAAAAGCTGGGCCAAAATTTATGGTCGTCGCCCAACCAACAAGGGGACTTGATGTTGGAGCGATTGAGTTCATTCATAGACAGATTTTAAAAATGAGAGAGCACGATGTTGGGATATTGTTAATTTCTATGGAGTTGGAAGAAATATTCTCATTGAGCGATAGAATTTTAGTGATGTACGAAGGACAGATAATGGGCGAGGTTAAACCTCAGGAAACGACTATAGAAGAAGTTGGTCTTATGATGGCCGGTAAAAGATTAGAAGAAATAAGAGGTGGTAAAAAATGA
- a CDS encoding ferredoxin, whose amino-acid sequence MKVRVDEATCIGCGVCENLCPDVFKLGDDMKAKVLQPETDLDCAKDAADSCPTAAITVEE is encoded by the coding sequence ATGAAAGTTAGAGTTGACGAAGCAACATGCATTGGTTGTGGAGTTTGTGAAAACCTTTGTCCAGATGTTTTCAAACTCGGCGATGATATGAAAGCAAAGGTACTTCAACCAGAGACAGATCTTGATTGCGCAAAAGATGCTGCAGATAGCTGCCCAACAGCAGCAATAACAGTTGAAGAGTAA